The genomic interval AATGTGATTCCTGCGATCATTGAGTATGCCCCTTTATTTTGTTTTCTAGTCGTTTTATTTCTTGTTTTAGTACTTTGATTTGTTGGGTTTGGTATAGTATTGTTTCTTTTAGTTCTCTGGTTATTTTGTTTCTTTTTTGTTTTTTTTTGTATTTAAGGAAAAAAAAGGATTTTTCGGTATTGAATCAGCTTTGGGTATAAAAGGTTTAAATAATAACGAAAACTTTCTCTACTTTCTTCGTTCGCTTAAACCGAAAGATTTTTCATTACAATTCCCTTTTATTTCAATTGTTGATTTATAAAAAAATGCTTGAACTAAAATCCATTCTTAAAAACACTTTTGGTTTTGACGAATTTCGTCTTTTACAACAAGATATTATCCAAAACATTCTATCCAAAAAAGATACTCTGATCATTATGCCGACAGGAAGCGGGAAATCGCTGTGTTATCAACTTCCGGCTCTTATCTTTGAAGGTTTGACGATCGTTATTTCTCCTTTAATTTCTTTGATGAAAGATCAGGTCGAACAACTGCACGAAATGGGTGTCAGAGCAGTTTTCCTGAATAGTTCTCTAACTTACAGCGAATATAATTTCAATATAAATCTAATTCTCAAAAGTCAGGTAAAACTGGTTTATCTCGCTCCGGAAGCGATGTTAACACAGAAAATCCTGACTATATTTTCCAAAATTAAAGTGGATTGTATCACCATCGACGAAGCACATTGCATTTCCGAATGGGGACACGATTTTCGTCCTGAATATCGGCAGTTGGTCGAAGTTCGGAAACTCTTTCCCAAAGCAGTTTGTGTGGCTTTGACTGCAACTGCAACTCCGCGAGTTCAAAAAGATATAATGGATAATCTGAAGTTTGAAAAATCCAATAAATTCATCTCCAGTTTTAACCGCGAGAATTTATTCCTGCAGATAATTCCCAAAACAGAACCGGTCATTCAGACACTCGATTTTTTAGAGAAATTTCCTGACCAATCCGGAATTATTTACTGTTTTTCGCGCAGACAAGTTGATGAACTTTATCAAATTTTAGAAGAAAAAGGATTTTCCGTAAAACCTTATCATGCCGGACTCGAAGATGAAGAACGACGCAGAAATCAGGAACTTTTCATCAAAGATGATGTACAAATAATCGTCGCAACTATCGCTTTTGGGATGGGAATCAACAAGCCGAATATCCGCTTTGTCGTACATTTCGACCTGCCTAAAAATATTGAAAGTTATTACCAGGAAATCGGCAGAGCAGGTCGGGACGGTCTGAAATCTTCTTGTTTACTCCTTTTCAGTTACGGAGACATTGCCAAAATCAAGTATTTCATCAATCAGAAAGAGGAGAAAGAAAAACGAATCGCTTTTATGCATCTCGATGCTCTCGTCAATTTCTGCGAAGCGAATATCTGTCGTCGTGTTCCACTTTTAAAATATTTTGGAGAAGATTTTTCCACTGAAAATTGCGGAATGTGTGATAATTGCGGAGAAGAAACAAAAGAGTTAATCGATATAACAATTCATGCTCAAAAATTTCTCTCCTGCATGAAACGAACCGGAGAATTTTTCGGAGCAGGTCATATCATCGATATTTTAAGAGGTTCGAAAAATCAGAAGGTTTTGGAAAAGAAACACGAGCAACTTTCAACTTATAATATCGGCAACGACCTTTCCAAAAAGCAGTGGTTTCACCTTTCCCGCCAGTTTATCCAACAAAATTTAATCAGGAAAGATAATCAGTTCGGCAGTTTGAAAATCACTCCCGAAGGTTGGGAAGTATTGAGAAGCAAGCAGAAAATCGAAGGTTTATTGATCGAAGAGAAAGTGAAATTCAAGAAAATCAAAGAAGTTGACTTTGAGTTTGATCACAAACTTTTCGAGAAACTTCGTCAGAAAAGAAAAGAAATCGCCAGTTCTTCCGGTCTTCCTCCCTACATCATATTTCAGGATAAAGCACTGATCGAAATGGCTGCTTTCTTCCCGCAATCTGAATACAATTTTATGAAGATCAATGGAGTCGGACAGAATAAATTCGAGAAATATGGAAATACATTTTTGGAAATTATCAGGGATTATTGCCATGAATTCAAAATTAAGGAGAAGCAGAAAGAAGAGAAAACGCAGTATAAGTTGAAGTTGGAAAAAACGGAAGGAAAAACTGAAAAAGAAAAAAGTTTTTCATTCAATAAAGTTCGAGAAGAATTTCCCAAAGCCTACGAAAAATGGACGGAAACGGATGATGATCTTCTCGAAACAAGTTTTCAAATAGAGCAAAATATCGGAGAATTAGCGAAACTTTTCCAACGCAAACCGGGTGCGATCAGATCGAGATTGAGAAAAATTGGCTTGATAAAATGAAGGGAAAAAGGAGAATGGAGAATGTAACTCATAGCTCTGCTTTGAGAATCTTTTAGTTATGAAAATATTGTAAAAAATCCATTGAATCCGTGAAAATCCATGAGCGAGGTAGTGTAACATAATTTATGAAAAATTATGAAAAACTGATGCTGTCTTTCCGAAGCTCCTCATGAAGAAATTCTTATCATTAAGATTCGGAAAGTTCCGGGACATTCACATCTTTCCGTATCTTAATGTAAGAACAAGTGAAAAAAAGCTTCGGAAGGGAAAAGATATAAGGAGAATTAATGAATAAAAAAATCGCCTTAACCGGTATAAAACCAACAGGTCTTCCCCACATCGGGAATTATTTTGGCATGTATGTTCCGGCCATAAAATTAGCAGAGAAATATGATACTCGCTATTTTATTGCTGATTATCACGCTTTGAATATGATGCGAAATCCGGAAGTTATTCGGGAATTAACTTATGAAGTTGCTGCTACCTGGTTGGCAATGGGATTGAATCCCGATGAATCTATTCTATATAAACAATCAGCAGTTTGCGGAACATTTGAATTAACCATCCTTCTGATGGCTTTTACTTCCAAAGGATTGTTGAATCGCGCTCACGCTTACAAAGCCAAAGTTCAGGAAAATACGGAAGCAGGAAAAGATCCCGATGATGGTGTAAACATGGGACTTTTCACATATCCGGCTTTGATGGCTGCTGATATCCTCCAATTCGACAGCGATGTTGTTCCGGTTGGACAGGATCAGAAACAGCATCTGGAAATGACGATAGATATTGCTCAAACCATCAATCATAATTACGGGAAAGAACTGCTGAAAATTCCGGAAGCGTTAATTCGAGAAGAGACAGGTGCAGTAATTGGACTTGATGGCAGGAAGATGAGCAAAAGTTATAATAACACGATTCCGCTATTTCTTCCTCCTAAAAAATTGAGAAAACTGATCATGAAAATCGTGACCAATTCTCAAACAATCGAAGAATCGAAAAATCCCGATGAATGTAATATTTTTGCTTTGTATAAACTCTTTGCTGGCAAAGAACAGCAGCAGGAAATGCGAAAGAGATATGAAGCCGGAGGATTGGGCTGGGGACATGCAAAGCAGGATCTTTTTGAAATTATGAACGAAACTCTAACTCCGATCCGGGATGAATATACGAGAATCATCAACAACAAGGATTACATCGATGAAGTGTTAGATAAAGGTGCGGAACGAGCAAATGATATCGTTTCCAAAAAAATGCTGGAATTAAGGAAAGCAATTGGTTTAGCTTGATTTTCTTAAAATCCCTAATTTCTATTTGACACTAAAACAGCACTTAAATAAATGTGTCCAATCCTGAAATTAAGGAGTTAAAATGTACACAGTTTTAATGATCATACATGTATTGGTCTCGATCGCGTTGATCTTGGTGATCTTGATGCAGTCGAGTAAAGGCGGAGCTCTCGATGGCATGCTCGGAGGAACAGCTTCCAATGTTCTGGGAGGACAAGCAGCTCCGAAATTCCTGCAAAATGCGACAAAAATTCTAGCATTTGTTTTTATGTTGATGTGTATTCTCATGGCATTCCAGTTAAAAAGCGTCAGGAAACCTTCAAGCAAAGCAATTGATCAACTTAAGAAAGAAGCAGCAGAACAACCTCTGGAAGAGGATGTACCTGTTTTACCAACAGAAGAACAACCGGTAGAAATACCCGCGGGAGAATAAATTTTAGCAGAAGTGGTGGAATTGGCAGACACGCAAGACTAAGGATCTTGTGCTCAATTAACGAGTGTGCGGGTTCAAGTCCCGCCTTCTGCATAACAGATTAAGTCAACTTTATGTTGGCTTTTTTTATTCTAAAAGAAATTTTTTTTATAAATTTGATAACCGTCTAATACCTCAATTTATAATTTTCATAATAATAACAATTTTGAACAAGTCAAAATTTCCATATCTAATGAAAATCAACCTTTTACTTCTGTGCATAGAAAATTTAGGGGATAGCATCTCAATTTTGAATTCATTCAGCTCATTTTCAGACTGAAGTCAATAATCCGAGTTGAGTCTTTTTTTCTTCTAAATAAATTCTATAGTAAATTTATAGTCATATTATCTCTAAAAAATGATGTTTGCTTGAAAGCAGTTAAATTATAAATTTTTGGCACATGATTTGCAGACAGATTAACATAATGTGTTATAAATAAGAGATTTAATGTTCAGAATTGTACAGGAATGTTCAAAACCGTTCAATTAATTGGACATTATTATTTCTGATATTTCACGAAAGTTTTTTGGAGGAATTATGAAAAAGCTCATTGGATTTTTAATTCTCTTTATATTGTTTTCAACTCTTTTATTTTCTGAAATGAACAATAATACATCAACTTTGAATTCAACTAAAGTAATGAAAAAATCTAAAACCGGAAACAACTCTGAAAATTACACGAAAGCCGGACAGACAATAGGAACTCCGGAAGAAGCAAAGGATATAGTCGAGAGAGCTATCGAATATTATCGGAAACACGGAAAGAAAAGGCTTATACCGAATTTATGAGAAAAAACAGTTCCTTTTATTATAAAGACCTTTATCTGTTTGTGATCGATATGAAAGGAAATATCATTGAATTCAGAGTATACAAAAATAGTAAAGTGAATACTGAGAATATCATATAGTTGAGTCAATCAATCCATGAAGTAGAAATGTGAGAAAATATTCAAATAAAAAAATGAAATAGAGAGATATTTTTTAAAATGAATTTCTACTGCAATGCAGTTCAACATATCGAACTATAAGAAGTTATCGAATTGCATCATTGCATTGAAATGTAAAATTTAGTGAGTTAGAATTTATGCTACTGCATTATTGGGTTTATTTCAATAGCAGGCACCTCCTCACTGCTCTCGTTTTATCATCTACCTTCAGTTTATAGAGATATATTCCCGATGAAACCGGCTTTCCCGAGTCGTCTTTT from Candidatus Cloacimonadota bacterium carries:
- the recQ gene encoding DNA helicase RecQ, translated to MLELKSILKNTFGFDEFRLLQQDIIQNILSKKDTLIIMPTGSGKSLCYQLPALIFEGLTIVISPLISLMKDQVEQLHEMGVRAVFLNSSLTYSEYNFNINLILKSQVKLVYLAPEAMLTQKILTIFSKIKVDCITIDEAHCISEWGHDFRPEYRQLVEVRKLFPKAVCVALTATATPRVQKDIMDNLKFEKSNKFISSFNRENLFLQIIPKTEPVIQTLDFLEKFPDQSGIIYCFSRRQVDELYQILEEKGFSVKPYHAGLEDEERRRNQELFIKDDVQIIVATIAFGMGINKPNIRFVVHFDLPKNIESYYQEIGRAGRDGLKSSCLLLFSYGDIAKIKYFINQKEEKEKRIAFMHLDALVNFCEANICRRVPLLKYFGEDFSTENCGMCDNCGEETKELIDITIHAQKFLSCMKRTGEFFGAGHIIDILRGSKNQKVLEKKHEQLSTYNIGNDLSKKQWFHLSRQFIQQNLIRKDNQFGSLKITPEGWEVLRSKQKIEGLLIEEKVKFKKIKEVDFEFDHKLFEKLRQKRKEIASSSGLPPYIIFQDKALIEMAAFFPQSEYNFMKINGVGQNKFEKYGNTFLEIIRDYCHEFKIKEKQKEEKTQYKLKLEKTEGKTEKEKSFSFNKVREEFPKAYEKWTETDDDLLETSFQIEQNIGELAKLFQRKPGAIRSRLRKIGLIK
- the trpS gene encoding tryptophan--tRNA ligase — protein: MNKKIALTGIKPTGLPHIGNYFGMYVPAIKLAEKYDTRYFIADYHALNMMRNPEVIRELTYEVAATWLAMGLNPDESILYKQSAVCGTFELTILLMAFTSKGLLNRAHAYKAKVQENTEAGKDPDDGVNMGLFTYPALMAADILQFDSDVVPVGQDQKQHLEMTIDIAQTINHNYGKELLKIPEALIREETGAVIGLDGRKMSKSYNNTIPLFLPPKKLRKLIMKIVTNSQTIEESKNPDECNIFALYKLFAGKEQQQEMRKRYEAGGLGWGHAKQDLFEIMNETLTPIRDEYTRIINNKDYIDEVLDKGAERANDIVSKKMLELRKAIGLA
- the secG gene encoding preprotein translocase subunit SecG, yielding MYTVLMIIHVLVSIALILVILMQSSKGGALDGMLGGTASNVLGGQAAPKFLQNATKILAFVFMLMCILMAFQLKSVRKPSSKAIDQLKKEAAEQPLEEDVPVLPTEEQPVEIPAGE